Genomic window (Candidatus Eisenbacteria bacterium):
GATCTCGCGCGCCCTGTCGGTGGCGATGCCCTGCTGCAGGTCGAGCTGCCGCTTCGCGGTGCCGGCCGGGCCCGGCTCGATCGCTCCGGCCTTGATCGCCTTCAAGGGGACCTGCCGCTTGGCGAGCTTCTGCTCCAGGATCTCGGAGAGCGCGCGCAGCTTGAAGTCGTCCTGCGCGAGGAGGTGGATCGCATGCGCCTCGCGGCGCACCTCGAAGCGGGTACCCTTGAAGTCGAACCGGTTGCCCAGCTCGCGGAGCGCCTGCTGAATGGCGTTGTCGACCTCCTGGAGGTCGAGCTCGCACACGACGTCGAACGACGGCATCGGAGAAGCCCCGGGTCAATAGGCGGGGGGCTTCACCACGTCAACCCCGGCCGGCGGGGTGAACGTGAACCGGGCCGCCTCGATCGTGCCGTTGCGCTTCTCGTTCGAGAACGCGATGCGCGTGGTCGTGCCGACCGAGTCGGTGATGCGCGCCTCGGCGATCGACGCGTCGTCCTTGCGGACCGTGAGCCGGAGCGTGCCGAGCGCGGCGTCCTTCTTGGGCACGAGCTTCAAGACCCAGGCGTCCTTCGTCTCGCTCTCGAGGGTGACGGTGAAGTCGCGTTCGAGACGCCCGAGCCCCGACAGGAACGTGAGCGGCGTCGCGGCCTGGAACGCCTCGCCGAGCGGCGTCTTGATCACCTGGTTCATGTCCGGCTGGTAGAGCCAGAGCGTCGCCCCGTCGCCGACGATCGTCTGCTTGTCCGGCGGGTCATAGTCCCAGCGCATCCGGTTCGGCTTCTCGAAGGCGACCTTGCCGCTCGTCTTGAGGGGCGCCGCCAGCGTGGGCGACTCGACCGTCTGCTGGAAGTCGGCCTCCATGGTCTTCGTCGTGTCGTAGCGCGCCTGGAGCTTGTCGAGCGCCTCCTTGACCGAGGCGGCGCCGCTGGTCGACGCGACGAGGACGGCGCCGAGCACGCAAGCCGCGAGACGATGCATGCGCCGACCGGTATCGCGCGCGCACGAGACGCGCAACCGGACGATCGCGGGTCAGGGGCACCGCGTGCCACTGTGTTCAGGGACACGCGGTCGGGCGGGGCGCGTTGGTCAGGATCAAGCGAGCGTCGGGGATGAACTGCTTGCGATCGCCGCCGAACACGAGACAGTAGCGGCGCGGTCCGATACGCAGCTCCACCTGGACCTGCGACGGCTCCGACCCGAGACTCTGCTGGAGGTCGGGCGACTTCCCCACCATCAGCAGCTTCTTGCCGGCGACGAACCGCACCTTGCTCACGGGACCGCCGCGCGCGCGGTAGAAGACCCCGCGCCCGGGTTGCTGCTGGAGCAGGAGCTGCCAGCTCGCGGGGGGCAGCGGGTACGTCTGCGAGAAGGCGTCGCCGCCAACCGCGGTGATCCTGAGGCTCCCGCCCTGGGCGATCAGCGACGCCACCGTGTCTGCATCGCCCAGCGTCAGCTGGTCCTGGTCCGACGACACGATCGTGAAGCGCTTGGGGCCGGTGCCGTCCTTCAAGAGCAGCTTGCGGCCGCTCAGCTGACCCTGCGTCACGAGCGTCGTCGAGGTCGTGGTCGACGGTGGCGTCAGCGTCGTGGTCGTGCTGGTGACGCCGCCCGCTCCGGCCGTCGGGTCGGGTCCCGACGCCTCGTTCGGCGGGCTCGCGGCTGCGAAGGCCGCGAGCGTGCTGCACGTGCCGCCCGTGTCGGGGATGCTGAGCGTGGTGAACCCCGGTACGCGCCAGCGGACCGGACAGGCGGCACCGGGGCCGACCGAATCCCCGTCGAGCGTCGTACCCGCCATCGCGGCCGTCGAGAGGAGCAGCGCGTCCTCGGTGACGGAGGTGAAGAGGTTGCTCTGTACCTGCATGCGCAGCATGGCGTCGCGCACGATGAGCCCGCGGGGCGCGCCCACGACCGTGTTGTGCGCAATGGTCAGGTCCGGGATGGGGAGCGTGTCGTCGTCGTTGATGACGCAGATGCCCGCCGTGGGCGAGTTGGTGACGACGTTGTTGACGACGCGCGCGAGCATCGCCGCGCCCGTGTGCCGGGCGCCGCCGACCTCGATCATGATACCGCATTGGGTGGCGTCGCCGCCGAAGCCGACGCGGTCGATCGTGTTGAAGCCGATGACGTGGTCGGAGTTGTAGCAGAACTCCGACGGCGAGGTGGTGGGACAGCCCGCGGTCGGCGTGAAGTTGCGCATCCCGATGCCGCGCGTGACGCGCGTCACGACGTTGCGCTGGACGGTCACGCGCCGCGCCACGTCGAGGCTGATGCCCACTTCCTCCAGGTCGTCGGCGACGTTGTCCTCGATCGTCGCGCCGTCCGTCTGCTTCACTTGGTAGCCGACGCCGAAGCTCGACACCTGGGAGTGGTTGGGATCGTTCCAGGGCGGATCGCACCACGAGCAGGGCCATCCGTTCGGCCCCGAGAAGCGCATCCGGCCCGCCGACCCCAGGTGGCGCATCGTGTTCCGCCGCAGGATGCCGCCCGGCACGGCGAAGAGCCGATATCCGAAGCAGCCGTCGGACTGCGGGTTCGCGAAGCTCCAGCCGCGACAGCCGTACTCCGCGACGTTGTCCTCGAGGAGCAGGCCGGGGAGGTTCTGCCCCAGGATGAAGTGCCGCGGGACGTAGCGCTGCGTGACGCCCCGGATGACCAGACCGTT
Coding sequences:
- a CDS encoding YajQ family cyclic di-GMP-binding protein: MPSFDVVCELDLQEVDNAIQQALRELGNRFDFKGTRFEVRREAHAIHLLAQDDFKLRALSEILEQKLAKRQVPLKAIKAGAIEPGPAGTAKRQLDLQQGIATDRAREIVKLVKEAKLKVQAAIQAEQVRISGKKRDDLQAVIALLRKQDWDLAMQFVNFRD
- the lolA gene encoding outer membrane lipoprotein chaperone LolA, with protein sequence MHRLAACVLGAVLVASTSGAASVKEALDKLQARYDTTKTMEADFQQTVESPTLAAPLKTSGKVAFEKPNRMRWDYDPPDKQTIVGDGATLWLYQPDMNQVIKTPLGEAFQAATPLTFLSGLGRLERDFTVTLESETKDAWVLKLVPKKDAALGTLRLTVRKDDASIAEARITDSVGTTTRIAFSNEKRNGTIEAARFTFTPPAGVDVVKPPAY
- a CDS encoding right-handed parallel beta-helix repeat-containing protein; translated protein: MGLAVATAVVLYATAASATTYFVDGACATSGTGTSITCGASGPFRTIGAGVQAMAAGDTLNVRGAHGAFDGVYFEQITLQDGTGLPGKALRCTASQRCVIQGCRAPACPSNEVPIVRGMTHRTDWVTRAGGVYSRTMEATPQVDGQGRSEFGPDYDPYMLMEDDGSFPMTMLAYAGDNVTAPGDGQWSFITSSHEVYVNPVGNTNPASAVYVPHYAFNVHLEDPTGYLTIQYLTTEGTRGRGMEVRGVGSADVNGLVIRGVTQRYVPRHFILGQNLPGLLLEDNVAEYGCRGWSFANPQSDGCFGYRLFAVPGGILRRNTMRHLGSAGRMRFSGPNGWPCSWCDPPWNDPNHSQVSSFGVGYQVKQTDGATIEDNVADDLEEVGISLDVARRVTVQRNVVTRVTRGIGMRNFTPTAGCPTTSPSEFCYNSDHVIGFNTIDRVGFGGDATQCGIMIEVGGARHTGAAMLARVVNNVVTNSPTAGICVINDDDTLPIPDLTIAHNTVVGAPRGLIVRDAMLRMQVQSNLFTSVTEDALLLSTAAMAGTTLDGDSVGPGAACPVRWRVPGFTTLSIPDTGGTCSTLAAFAAASPPNEASGPDPTAGAGGVTSTTTTLTPPSTTTSTTLVTQGQLSGRKLLLKDGTGPKRFTIVSSDQDQLTLGDADTVASLIAQGGSLRITAVGGDAFSQTYPLPPASWQLLLQQQPGRGVFYRARGGPVSKVRFVAGKKLLMVGKSPDLQQSLGSEPSQVQVELRIGPRRYCLVFGGDRKQFIPDARLILTNAPRPTACP